The following coding sequences lie in one Lolium perenne isolate Kyuss_39 chromosome 2, Kyuss_2.0, whole genome shotgun sequence genomic window:
- the LOC139835267 gene encoding uncharacterized protein, producing MAPPPLHRPPYLGPTWPIARHRSAPPLTPPPALHPCSDLLTEALGAESLDPYDVAMDGVAAVEARDPPCKREQREPDDDADQGFVMPRRTRRGRVKFPPPISVIGKSGRPWLTLRAHREDGRLVLREMRLPSLELLQCAGRTGGLSCLGTRRPAPAADASLPALDHPLRRRTRERGAV from the coding sequence ATGGCGCCCCCACCGCTCCACCGCCCTCCCTACTTAGGCCCCACTTGGCCCATCGCGCGCCACCGTTCCGCACCACCATTGACGCCCCCGCCAGCGCTCCACCCCTGCTCCGACCTCCTCACCGAGGCGCTCGGGGCCGAGAGCTTAGACCCATACGACGTCGCCATGGACGGCGTCGCCGCGGTCGAAGCCCGGGACCCGCCTTGCAAGAGAGAGCAGCGTGAGCCTGATGATGACGCCGACCAAGGTTTCGTGATGCCGAGGCGGACGAGGAGGGGGAGGGTAAAGTTCCCTCCACCGATCTCGGTGATCGGCAAGAGCGGGCGCCCGTGGCTGACTCTCCGGGCGCACCGGGAGGACGGCCGGCTCGTGCTGCGGGAGATGCGGCTGCCGTCGCTGGAGCTGCTCCAGTGTGCAGGGAGGACGGGAGGTTTAAGCTGTTTAGGCACCCGGAGGCCGGCGCCGGCGGCCGATGCGTCGTTGCCAGCGCTAGATCACCCACTGCGGCGCAGGACTAGGGAAAGGGGAGCAGTTTGA